In a genomic window of Halalkalicoccus sp. CG83:
- a CDS encoding PAS domain S-box protein yields MVALRDGTREWSSRYRVLALGDRDATAALERAGHVGTPAIDVALEELTNERFDCLLIDASGSGGVDRLEEVTRLREGSPAVPIVAFCDDEAASAASATGVTAVVRAALGSLTAEEAVDELPVVHGRDDAGAGRHEAVADLGRRSLDGAPLAALLERAVVLVRDALSLDRCGAFELTAEGTLSLREGVGWEPGAGDDLAIDADDDSQAAGALAGEPVAGALGSETRLGGSDRPFEGVESGISVAVGSAGEPWGILGAYATDSRTFDGSDVGFVRSVANVLAGAVDRERADRRHLETELEEVYGRVTDAFVALDADARVTHLNDRAERLLGLPAERLVGTVIWEPFPPAFEETFREDYWEAMERQEPIERERYYPLLDRWYEGRAYPSESGLSVYFRDITDRKRTERRLHEERTLKDRIVETSPIGIVVTDVDGRMTFANERAQSIFGCSESEILARSHDDERWNAVDGNGDPLDPEQLAFARVKRTGTPVFDEEVGIDRSDGRRVWLSSNCAPLFDGDGEFDGAVYALEDVTDRRRLEKELDDLLGRVTDGFFGLDDEWCFTYLNERAEELINPENRDLLGESIWEQFPGAIDTTFEEEYRRAMETQQPVTFEEHYPEPLDAWFEVNAYPSETGLSVYFNEITERKEREQELELFHTLVDHSTDAIYVNDPETGEFLDVNETVTRHLGYAREELLGMTTSDVDCKIPTQAAWRETVEGIRARGERTVDTVHRRKDGSTYPAEINASYVELEGGREYVFAIGRDVSERKAHERALREERDLIERIVETSPVGIVTLDADGAFDLVNDRAEKIFGCSGDRLEELVGSTDAFDPIGPDGEPLSLEEIPTRRVLCGGETFHDIEMGFRLPDDERVWLSVSGTPLCDESGATAGGLVTFADVTERKEHEHELEQRMHQQHAIADLGQRALEVDDLDVLFQEACEIVSDVLENEYCKVLDLDAEGRELLLRRGVGWRDGIAGTATVAADENSQAGYTLLSKESVIVDDLDAETRFSGPDLLTSHGVVSGISVIIGPVESPWGILGTHDTERSAFTTYDANFVRSVANVLANAIDRIEHERELERYETIVETVNDGIYTIDETGRFTSVNRTYASMLGYDRDELVGTHASLVADDEVIKSAREIEQSMRAGEVESPTLEATLQTAGEKRFEAEATFALLPSDGGDERVGVIRDITERKRIERQLRLSAETLHGLYELTTSRGLSFEQKLKRVLEAGCERLDLEYGFFTRIEDDTMTIVQSHADNELYRPGASCPISQSYCRRVLEEEGLVVVNDALAEGWAGDPGYETFELGTYVGGQVVIDGEVYGTICFSSNDPREEPLSEVERTFVELVNGWASYELERSENQYELERQREQLASLDQLNAVIRDISHAILETTSREEIETAVCERLADRYRFAWIGAIERGTSAVSPTAAAGVEEGYLDEIEISLDPDAPSGRGPTAKAIRDHEAQFHTNVLEDPEYEPWQEAARERGYRSSAAIPIRHEGSLYGVLNVYSPCPEAFDGPERDILTHLGEILGHTVYAVEQRKALISDTVLELELRIDDEEHPLIEAASTAGAEITFQRTVPAAEGSMLQFVTVSGISAAAFRSAVEGVGSVERVTLLAETDDELTFELTLSESPLIDALAAFGGRLTTAMIRPGELRILVELPPNADVRAVVEAIEESHAGVKLLAQRTETHDGTTKQELRDVLADRLTEKQRAALETSYFAGYFDWPRGHTGEEVAELLGLSPATLSQHLRIAERKLFDALFTGS; encoded by the coding sequence ATGGTAGCTCTTCGAGACGGGACCAGAGAGTGGTCGAGTAGGTATCGCGTACTCGCACTCGGCGATCGGGACGCGACGGCGGCGCTGGAGCGCGCCGGCCACGTCGGCACCCCGGCGATCGACGTCGCGCTCGAGGAGCTCACGAACGAACGGTTCGACTGCCTCCTGATCGACGCCTCGGGATCCGGAGGCGTCGATCGACTCGAGGAGGTGACACGACTGCGCGAGGGGAGTCCGGCGGTCCCGATCGTCGCGTTCTGCGACGACGAGGCCGCCTCGGCCGCGAGCGCCACTGGCGTGACGGCCGTCGTCCGCGCCGCCCTCGGCTCGCTCACGGCCGAGGAGGCCGTGGACGAACTTCCAGTCGTCCACGGCCGGGACGACGCCGGAGCGGGGCGTCACGAGGCGGTCGCCGATCTCGGACGCCGATCGCTGGACGGCGCGCCGCTCGCGGCACTGCTAGAGCGCGCGGTCGTGCTGGTCCGCGACGCGCTCTCGCTCGATCGCTGTGGCGCGTTCGAACTCACCGCCGAGGGAACGCTGTCACTGCGGGAGGGCGTCGGCTGGGAGCCGGGCGCCGGAGACGATCTCGCGATCGACGCCGACGACGACTCGCAGGCTGCAGGCGCGCTGGCCGGCGAACCCGTCGCCGGCGCGCTCGGGTCCGAAACCCGGCTCGGCGGTTCGGACCGCCCCTTCGAGGGCGTCGAGAGTGGGATCAGCGTCGCCGTCGGCTCCGCCGGGGAGCCCTGGGGGATTCTCGGCGCGTATGCGACCGATTCGCGGACGTTCGACGGCTCCGACGTCGGTTTCGTTCGGAGCGTCGCGAACGTGCTCGCCGGCGCCGTCGACCGGGAACGAGCCGATCGGCGTCACCTCGAGACCGAACTCGAGGAGGTCTACGGCCGAGTCACCGACGCGTTCGTGGCGCTCGACGCGGACGCTCGCGTGACACACCTCAACGACCGGGCCGAGCGGCTGCTCGGGCTTCCCGCGGAGCGGCTGGTGGGAACGGTGATCTGGGAGCCGTTCCCCCCCGCCTTCGAGGAGACGTTCCGCGAGGACTACTGGGAGGCGATGGAGCGCCAGGAGCCGATCGAGCGAGAGCGCTACTACCCGCTTCTGGATCGGTGGTACGAGGGGCGTGCGTACCCCTCCGAGAGCGGGTTGTCGGTCTACTTTCGCGACATCACCGATCGAAAGCGGACCGAACGACGGCTCCACGAGGAACGAACCCTCAAGGATCGGATCGTCGAGACGAGCCCGATCGGCATCGTCGTCACCGACGTCGACGGCCGGATGACGTTCGCCAACGAGCGCGCCCAGTCGATCTTCGGCTGCAGCGAGTCGGAGATCTTGGCCCGCTCGCACGACGACGAGCGGTGGAACGCCGTCGACGGGAACGGCGATCCCCTTGACCCGGAGCAGTTGGCGTTCGCGCGCGTGAAGCGGACCGGGACCCCAGTGTTCGACGAGGAGGTCGGCATCGACCGATCCGACGGCCGGCGCGTCTGGCTCTCATCGAACTGTGCGCCCCTGTTCGACGGGGACGGCGAGTTCGACGGTGCGGTCTACGCGCTCGAGGACGTTACCGATCGGCGTCGCCTCGAGAAAGAACTCGACGACCTCCTCGGACGGGTGACGGACGGCTTCTTCGGGCTCGACGACGAGTGGTGCTTCACCTATCTCAACGAACGCGCCGAGGAGCTGATCAATCCCGAGAACAGGGATCTCCTCGGCGAGAGCATCTGGGAGCAGTTCCCCGGAGCGATCGACACGACCTTCGAGGAGGAGTATCGCCGGGCGATGGAGACCCAGCAGCCGGTCACGTTCGAGGAGCACTACCCCGAACCGCTGGACGCCTGGTTCGAGGTGAACGCCTATCCCTCCGAGACCGGTCTGTCCGTCTACTTCAACGAGATAACCGAGCGCAAGGAGCGTGAGCAGGAACTGGAGCTGTTTCACACCCTCGTCGACCACTCGACGGACGCGATCTACGTCAACGACCCCGAGACCGGCGAGTTCCTCGACGTCAACGAGACCGTCACCCGCCACCTCGGCTACGCACGCGAGGAGCTGCTCGGGATGACCACCTCCGACGTGGACTGCAAGATTCCGACGCAGGCGGCGTGGCGCGAGACCGTCGAGGGGATCAGAGCGCGAGGAGAACGAACCGTCGACACCGTCCACCGGCGAAAGGACGGCAGCACCTATCCCGCGGAGATCAACGCCTCCTACGTCGAACTCGAGGGCGGTCGGGAGTACGTCTTCGCGATCGGTCGGGACGTCAGCGAGCGAAAGGCCCACGAGCGGGCGCTCCGCGAGGAACGCGACCTCATCGAACGGATCGTCGAGACGAGCCCGGTCGGGATCGTCACGCTCGACGCCGACGGTGCGTTCGACCTCGTCAACGACCGGGCCGAGAAGATCTTCGGGTGTTCGGGTGACCGACTCGAGGAGCTCGTGGGATCGACCGACGCCTTCGATCCGATCGGTCCGGACGGCGAGCCTCTCTCCCTGGAGGAGATCCCGACCCGGCGAGTGCTCTGTGGGGGCGAAACGTTCCACGACATCGAGATGGGCTTCCGGCTGCCGGACGACGAACGCGTGTGGCTCTCGGTCAGCGGCACGCCGTTGTGCGACGAGAGCGGTGCAACGGCGGGCGGTCTGGTAACGTTCGCTGACGTCACCGAACGAAAGGAACACGAGCACGAACTCGAACAGCGCATGCACCAGCAGCACGCGATCGCCGATCTGGGCCAGCGCGCGCTCGAGGTCGACGATCTCGACGTGCTCTTTCAGGAGGCGTGTGAGATCGTCTCGGACGTTCTCGAAAACGAGTACTGCAAGGTGCTCGATCTCGACGCCGAGGGGCGGGAACTGCTGCTCCGCCGGGGTGTCGGCTGGCGTGACGGAATCGCCGGCACCGCCACCGTCGCGGCCGACGAGAACTCCCAGGCGGGCTACACGCTGCTCTCGAAGGAATCGGTGATCGTCGATGACCTCGACGCCGAGACCCGCTTCTCGGGTCCCGACCTCCTGACCTCCCACGGCGTGGTGAGTGGAATCAGCGTGATCATCGGCCCCGTCGAGAGCCCGTGGGGGATCCTCGGCACCCACGACACCGAGCGCAGCGCGTTCACTACGTACGACGCGAACTTCGTTCGGAGCGTCGCGAACGTGCTCGCGAACGCGATCGACCGGATCGAGCACGAACGGGAGCTCGAGCGCTACGAGACGATCGTCGAGACGGTGAACGACGGGATCTACACGATCGACGAGACGGGACGATTCACGTCGGTCAACCGGACGTACGCATCGATGCTCGGCTACGACCGAGACGAACTCGTCGGCACCCACGCCTCGTTGGTGGCCGACGACGAGGTGATCAAGTCCGCCCGGGAGATCGAGCAGTCGATGCGCGCCGGCGAGGTCGAATCGCCGACCCTCGAGGCGACGCTGCAAACGGCGGGCGAGAAGCGCTTCGAGGCGGAGGCGACGTTTGCGCTACTTCCGAGCGACGGGGGTGACGAGCGCGTCGGTGTCATCCGGGACATCACCGAGCGTAAGCGCATCGAACGGCAGCTTCGCCTCAGCGCCGAGACGCTCCATGGACTCTACGAGCTCACCACCTCCCGGGGGCTCTCGTTCGAACAGAAGCTGAAGCGCGTCCTCGAGGCCGGCTGCGAGCGACTCGACCTCGAGTACGGGTTCTTCACCCGTATCGAGGACGACACGATGACGATCGTCCAGAGTCACGCCGACAACGAGCTCTACAGGCCCGGCGCGTCGTGTCCGATCTCACAGTCGTACTGCAGGCGCGTGCTCGAGGAGGAGGGACTCGTCGTCGTCAACGACGCGCTCGCGGAGGGCTGGGCCGGCGACCCGGGCTACGAGACGTTCGAGCTCGGTACGTACGTGGGTGGACAGGTCGTGATCGACGGCGAGGTCTACGGCACGATCTGTTTCTCCTCGAACGATCCGAGAGAGGAGCCGCTCTCGGAGGTCGAACGCACGTTCGTCGAGCTCGTCAACGGCTGGGCGAGCTACGAGCTCGAGCGGAGCGAAAACCAGTACGAGCTCGAGCGCCAACGCGAGCAGCTCGCGTCGCTCGACCAGCTCAACGCGGTGATCCGCGACATCAGCCACGCGATCCTCGAGACGACCTCGCGCGAGGAGATCGAGACCGCCGTCTGCGAGCGCCTCGCGGATCGTTATCGGTTCGCGTGGATCGGCGCCATCGAGCGGGGCACGAGCGCCGTGTCGCCGACGGCGGCGGCCGGCGTCGAGGAGGGCTACCTCGACGAGATCGAGATCTCGCTCGACCCCGACGCACCGAGCGGGCGCGGCCCGACGGCGAAGGCGATACGCGACCACGAAGCGCAGTTCCACACGAACGTCCTCGAGGACCCCGAGTACGAACCGTGGCAGGAGGCGGCGCGCGAGCGAGGCTACCGCTCGTCTGCGGCGATCCCCATCCGACACGAGGGCTCGCTCTACGGCGTCCTGAACGTCTACTCCCCCTGCCCCGAGGCGTTCGACGGACCCGAGCGAGATATACTAACGCATCTGGGCGAGATCCTCGGTCACACCGTCTACGCCGTCGAGCAACGAAAGGCGCTCATCTCGGATACGGTGCTCGAACTCGAGTTGCGGATCGACGACGAGGAGCACCCGCTGATCGAGGCGGCCTCGACGGCGGGAGCCGAGATCACCTTCCAACGGACCGTTCCGGCGGCCGAAGGGTCGATGCTCCAGTTCGTCACCGTCTCGGGCATCTCCGCGGCGGCGTTCCGGAGCGCGGTCGAAGGGGTCGGTTCGGTCGAACGGGTGACGCTGCTCGCGGAGACCGACGACGAACTGACGTTCGAGCTGACGCTTTCTGAGTCCCCGCTCATCGACGCGCTGGCGGCGTTCGGCGGCCGACTCACGACCGCGATGATACGCCCCGGGGAGCTTCGGATCCTCGTCGAACTGCCGCCGAACGCCGACGTTCGAGCGGTGGTGGAAGCGATCGAGGAGAGCCACGCCGGCGTCAAACTCCTCGCACAGCGGACGGAGACGCACGACGGAACCACCAAACAGGAGCTCCGGGACGTGCTCGCGGACCGGCTCACCGAGAAGCAGCGTGCCGCCCTCGAGACGTCGTACTTCGCCGGCTACTTCGACTGGCCCCGGGGGCACACCGGCGAGGAGGTCGCGGAGCTGCTCGGGCTCTCCCCGGCAACGCTCTCACAGCACCTGCGGATCGCCGAACGAAAGCTGTTCGACGCGCTGTTCACGGGGAGCTGA
- a CDS encoding DUF7344 domain-containing protein, protein MIADLTEPDLLTERSELSIDERFSLLADPQRRIVIERLDRTASDVTIEALADHVVAELNEGTLEAAAERRRTLFTLHHNHLPRLDDHGVLEYDPATGTVTVS, encoded by the coding sequence ATGATCGCCGACCTGACCGAACCCGATCTGCTGACGGAGCGCTCCGAACTATCGATCGACGAGCGGTTCTCGCTTCTCGCCGACCCTCAGCGACGGATCGTGATCGAGCGTCTCGACCGGACGGCGTCCGACGTCACGATAGAGGCGCTCGCCGACCACGTCGTCGCGGAACTGAACGAGGGTACGCTCGAGGCTGCCGCCGAACGCCGGCGAACCCTCTTTACGCTCCACCACAACCACCTGCCCCGTCTCGACGATCACGGGGTCCTCGAGTACGATCCCGCCACCGGAACCGTCACGGTGTCGTGA
- a CDS encoding excinuclease ABC subunit C: MDGAELGERSATLPREPGVYQFLDGETVLYVGKAVDLRSRVRSYADPRSERIRRMVGASTAIDFAVTDTETQALLLEANLIKRHQPRYNVRLKDDKSYPLVQLTDHEFPRIEITRDPDSEARSASNASGEAASAGAIFGPFTNKGQVETVVKALREIYGVRGCSDHKFSGRSRPCLDYDIGLCSAPCTGEIGPESYVADVESVKRFFAGETGVLADPLERRMEAAAQDQAFERAASLRDRLEAVRSFHEGRGEAVSSAESARTVDVLGVATEGGRAIVARLHSEDGQLVDRDRHYLNVPDEGDGHAGVLAAFVAQYYAERRLPDAILVPEDPADDELRAWLASEGVDLRVPGAGREGTLVDLAIKNARRSEGRRDELGALAEALSMPRPERIEGFDVSHAQGRSVVGSDVLFVDGESDTSGYRRKKLAEENDDYANMRALVRWRALRAVEGRDDRPDPDLLLIDGGEGQLDAAREALREVGWEIPAVALAKAEELVITPDGPLDWPDDAPQLHVLQRVRDEAHRFAVQYHQTLRDDVSTVLDDVPGIGPKTRTGLLRRFGSVEGVRGASPEELRSVDGIGEKTARTIAERL; this comes from the coding sequence ATGGACGGGGCCGAACTCGGGGAGCGATCGGCGACGCTCCCGCGTGAACCCGGTGTCTACCAGTTCCTCGACGGCGAGACCGTTCTCTACGTCGGCAAGGCCGTCGACCTCCGGAGCCGGGTGCGCTCGTACGCCGACCCCCGCAGCGAGCGGATCCGGCGGATGGTCGGTGCCTCGACGGCGATCGACTTCGCCGTCACCGACACCGAGACTCAGGCCCTCCTTCTCGAAGCGAACCTCATCAAGCGCCACCAGCCGCGCTACAACGTCCGGCTGAAGGACGACAAGTCCTACCCGCTCGTCCAGCTCACCGACCACGAGTTCCCCCGCATCGAGATCACGCGTGACCCTGATAGCGAGGCGCGAAGCGCCTCGAATGCGAGCGGCGAAGCCGCGAGCGCCGGAGCGATCTTCGGTCCCTTCACGAACAAGGGGCAGGTCGAGACCGTCGTGAAGGCGTTGCGCGAGATCTACGGGGTGCGAGGCTGTTCGGATCACAAGTTCTCCGGGCGCTCGCGGCCGTGTCTCGACTACGACATCGGCCTCTGTAGCGCCCCCTGTACGGGCGAGATCGGTCCCGAGAGCTACGTCGCGGACGTCGAGTCGGTCAAGCGCTTCTTCGCCGGCGAGACGGGCGTGCTCGCGGACCCCCTCGAACGACGGATGGAGGCCGCCGCCCAGGACCAGGCGTTCGAGCGCGCGGCGAGCCTGCGCGACCGCCTCGAGGCCGTCAGATCGTTTCACGAGGGCCGCGGTGAGGCCGTCTCGAGCGCCGAGAGCGCCCGTACCGTCGACGTGCTGGGAGTCGCGACCGAGGGCGGGCGCGCCATCGTCGCCCGACTCCACAGCGAGGACGGCCAGCTCGTCGACCGGGACCGCCACTACCTGAACGTCCCCGACGAGGGCGACGGCCACGCCGGCGTCCTCGCTGCGTTCGTCGCCCAGTACTACGCGGAACGGCGGTTGCCCGACGCGATCCTCGTCCCCGAGGACCCCGCGGACGACGAACTGCGCGCGTGGCTCGCGAGCGAGGGCGTCGACCTCCGCGTTCCGGGCGCGGGTCGCGAGGGAACGCTCGTGGATCTGGCGATCAAGAACGCCCGGCGAAGCGAGGGCCGGCGCGACGAACTCGGCGCGCTCGCGGAGGCGCTCTCGATGCCGCGACCCGAGCGCATCGAGGGGTTCGACGTGAGCCACGCCCAGGGACGTTCGGTGGTGGGAAGCGACGTACTGTTCGTCGACGGCGAGAGCGACACCTCGGGCTACCGGCGCAAGAAGCTCGCCGAGGAGAACGACGACTACGCCAACATGCGCGCGCTCGTGCGCTGGCGCGCCCTGCGGGCGGTCGAGGGTCGCGACGACCGGCCCGACCCCGATCTCCTGCTGATCGACGGCGGCGAGGGCCAGCTCGACGCCGCCCGCGAGGCGCTTCGCGAGGTCGGCTGGGAGATACCGGCCGTGGCGCTCGCGAAGGCCGAGGAGCTGGTGATCACCCCGGACGGCCCGCTGGACTGGCCCGACGACGCCCCACAGCTGCACGTCCTCCAGCGGGTGCGCGACGAGGCACACCGGTTCGCGGTACAGTACCACCAGACGCTCCGCGACGACGTCTCGACCGTGCTCGACGACGTGCCGGGGATCGGTCCGAAGACCCGGACGGGGCTGTTGCGGCGGTTCGGCAGCGTCGAGGGCGTCAGAGGTGCCTCGCCCGAGGAGCTACGCAGCGTCGACGGGATCGGCGAGAAGACCGCGCGGACGATCGCCGAACGGCTGTAG
- a CDS encoding SDR family NAD(P)-dependent oxidoreductase, protein MPVNDELPTTESVRARSSVEGATAVVTGASSGIGRAIAETFVADGADVVICSRTQADVDAAAEELNESDLPGEVLAVECDVTDRESVEVLAEVTVEEFGGIDILVNNAGGTGEGGPLHEVDPEDWDGVLEVNLTGTFNVTRAFADALRDGGGAVVNTASMAGRYGVAGMGPYSAAKAGVANLTRTLASEWADSGVRVNAVNPGFIASPPVLEKFELEEIPDREPVARDVGTPHEVADAVRFLASDAASFVTGQTIAPTGPPHTFSPPQ, encoded by the coding sequence ATGCCAGTCAACGACGAACTACCCACGACGGAGTCGGTTCGTGCACGGTCGAGCGTCGAAGGCGCGACGGCCGTAGTGACGGGCGCTTCAAGCGGGATCGGGCGCGCCATCGCCGAGACGTTCGTCGCCGACGGCGCGGACGTCGTGATCTGCTCGCGCACGCAGGCCGACGTCGACGCGGCCGCCGAGGAACTGAACGAATCGGACCTACCGGGCGAGGTCCTGGCGGTCGAGTGCGACGTCACCGACCGCGAGTCGGTCGAGGTGCTCGCCGAGGTCACCGTCGAGGAGTTCGGCGGCATCGACATCCTCGTGAACAACGCCGGCGGCACCGGCGAGGGTGGACCCCTCCACGAGGTCGACCCCGAGGACTGGGATGGCGTCCTCGAGGTGAACCTCACTGGGACCTTCAACGTCACGCGCGCGTTCGCCGACGCGCTCCGGGACGGCGGCGGCGCGGTCGTCAACACCGCGAGCATGGCCGGCCGCTACGGCGTCGCAGGCATGGGACCGTACAGCGCCGCGAAGGCCGGCGTCGCCAATCTCACCCGCACGCTCGCGAGCGAGTGGGCCGACAGCGGCGTACGCGTCAACGCCGTCAACCCCGGATTCATTGCGTCACCGCCCGTCCTCGAGAAGTTCGAGCTAGAGGAGATACCCGATCGCGAGCCGGTCGCACGGGACGTCGGGACGCCCCACGAGGTGGCCGACGCCGTGCGCTTCCTCGCGAGCGACGCCGCCTCGTTCGTCACCGGACAGACGATCGCACCGACCGGCCCGCCCCATACGTTCTCGCCGCCACAGTAA
- a CDS encoding outer membrane protein assembly factor BamB family protein, whose amino-acid sequence MSESEPDLHESEEATDGFAVSLGDPRPAGSRHMWQRSAVTITDGRVIAGTVDGRVSAFPIALSGYGDEPEPSWTATIADEYAVSLEDGPEGTVAVGGRGEGGIVAAIDATTGERRWSYRSADDLGEPQKESLFFLPYVVSVATDGERIYAAARRYERDGGERSFRSAVYAFDPDGDLVWTYRADASPIAIDLREGRLAVAYNRCPGDHRTGLVVLDTETGDPQLTWDPGCEGDRRVGDASLLADGVAVASHGDYRGYRLDETGRERWSVDLARPTEVGEETLYAYPNHVHATGEGVAFVTGNTYPEEGREAEGRHPHEHTITAFTPDGTERWHAPVGGWVSELAAADGTIATPGAQRFRDRDPDSHGLRRYDLVEGPMTGISIEGVVTAAAMTDRRVAVIEEPVEYHDGDAVRGGYRLHVSA is encoded by the coding sequence ATGAGTGAGAGCGAACCCGACCTGCACGAGAGCGAGGAGGCCACCGACGGATTCGCCGTCTCGCTCGGCGATCCCCGACCCGCCGGCAGCCGGCACATGTGGCAGCGCTCGGCCGTGACGATCACGGACGGACGGGTCATTGCTGGCACGGTCGACGGGAGGGTGAGCGCCTTCCCGATCGCGTTGTCCGGCTATGGAGACGAACCAGAACCATCGTGGACCGCGACGATCGCCGACGAGTATGCCGTCTCGCTCGAGGACGGTCCCGAGGGGACGGTCGCGGTCGGCGGACGGGGCGAGGGCGGGATCGTCGCGGCGATCGACGCCACGACCGGCGAGCGCCGGTGGAGCTACCGGAGCGCCGACGATCTCGGCGAGCCCCAGAAGGAGAGTCTCTTCTTCCTGCCGTACGTCGTGAGCGTCGCCACCGACGGGGAGCGGATCTACGCCGCGGCCCGCCGCTACGAGCGCGACGGCGGGGAGCGCTCGTTCCGCAGTGCGGTCTACGCGTTCGACCCCGACGGGGACCTCGTCTGGACCTACCGGGCGGACGCCTCGCCGATCGCCATCGATCTGCGCGAGGGACGGCTCGCCGTGGCGTACAACCGCTGTCCCGGCGACCACCGGACCGGGCTCGTCGTCCTGGACACGGAAACGGGCGACCCGCAACTCACCTGGGATCCCGGATGCGAGGGTGACCGCCGGGTTGGCGACGCCTCGCTCCTCGCCGACGGCGTGGCGGTCGCCAGCCACGGCGACTATCGCGGTTACCGGCTCGACGAGACCGGACGGGAACGCTGGTCGGTCGATCTCGCCCGACCTACCGAGGTCGGCGAGGAGACGCTGTACGCCTACCCGAATCACGTCCACGCGACGGGCGAGGGTGTCGCCTTCGTCACCGGGAACACGTATCCGGAGGAGGGTCGCGAGGCCGAGGGACGCCACCCTCACGAGCACACGATCACGGCGTTCACCCCGGACGGCACGGAACGGTGGCACGCCCCGGTCGGCGGCTGGGTGAGCGAACTCGCCGCCGCAGACGGGACGATCGCGACACCCGGTGCCCAGCGTTTCCGGGATCGCGATCCCGATTCCCACGGGCTCCGCCGCTACGACCTGGTCGAGGGCCCGATGACGGGGATCTCGATCGAGGGCGTCGTGACCGCCGCCGCGATGACCGACCGGCGAGTGGCCGTGATCGAGGAACCGGTGGAGTACCACGACGGCGACGCGGTCCGGGGCGGGTACCGGCTCCACGTTTCGGCCTGA
- a CDS encoding DUF3209 family protein — protein MTCHELEALRLGLMNVLGTEDRTVREHAEGELEGELEGPIEGLAEAESLSEIERHLDGALVDLEEEIARADEESQEYDYLRGRLVAVRDAERAIHRLTTQGEDVLSGLGEAHDVLHETFPADE, from the coding sequence ATGACCTGCCACGAACTCGAAGCGCTACGACTCGGTCTGATGAACGTCCTCGGCACCGAGGACCGCACCGTTCGCGAACACGCGGAAGGAGAGCTCGAAGGCGAGCTGGAGGGCCCCATCGAGGGGCTGGCCGAAGCCGAGAGCCTCTCGGAGATCGAACGCCACCTCGACGGCGCGCTGGTCGACCTCGAGGAGGAGATCGCGCGTGCGGACGAGGAGAGCCAGGAGTACGACTACCTGCGCGGTCGGCTCGTCGCCGTCCGCGACGCGGAACGCGCGATCCACCGGCTGACCACCCAGGGTGAGGACGTCCTCTCGGGACTCGGCGAGGCCCACGACGTCCTCCACGAGACGTTCCCCGCCGATGAGTGA